The Lepidochelys kempii isolate rLepKem1 chromosome 5, rLepKem1.hap2, whole genome shotgun sequence genome window below encodes:
- the ENC1 gene encoding ectoderm-neural cortex protein 1 has protein sequence MSVSMHENRKSRASTGSINIYLFHKSSYADSVLTHLNLLRQQRLFTDVLLHAGNRSFPCHRAVLAACSRYFEAMFSGGLKESQASEVNFHNSIHPEVLELLLDYAYSSRVIINEENAESLLEAGDMLEFQDIRDACAEFLEKNLHPTNCLGMLLLSDAHQCTKLYELSWTMCLSNFQTISKSEDFLQLPKDMVVQLLSSEELETEDERLVYESAINWVNYDLNKRHCYLPELLQTVRLALLPAIYLMENVAMEELITKQRKSKDIVEEAIRCKLKILQNDGVVTSLCARPRKTGHALFLLGGQTFMCDKLYLVDQKAKEIIPKADIPSPRKEFSACAIGCKVYITGGRGSENGVSKDVWVYDTLHEEWSKAAPMLVARFGHGSAELKHCLYVVGGHTAATGCLPASPSVSLKQVEQYDPVTNKWTMVAPLREGVSNAAVVSAKLKLFAFGGTSVSHDKLPKVQCYDQCENRWTVPATCPQPWRYTAAAVLGNQIFIMGGDTEFSACSAYKFNSETYQWTKVGDVTAKRMSCHAVASGNKLYVVGGYFGIQRCKTLDCYDPTLDVWNSITTVPYSLIPTAFVSTWKHLPS, from the coding sequence ATGTCAGTCAGCATGCATGAGAATCGCAAGTCTAGAGCCAGCACTGGCTCTATAAACATATACTTATTCCATAAATCATCATATGCTGATAGCGTCCTTACTCACCTGAACCTTCTACGCCAACAAAGGCTTTTTACAGATGTACTTCTCCATGCTGGCAACAGGTCATTCCCTTGCCACAGAGCTGTCCTAGCTGCATGTAGTCGCTATTTTGAAGCAATGTTCAGCGGTGGACTTAAAGAGAGCCAGGCTAGTGAAGTCAATTTTCATAATTCTATTCATCCAGAAGTTTTAGAACTTCTGCTGGACTATGCGTACTCCTCCAGGGTTATCATCAATGAAGAGAATGCAGAGTCCCTGCTAGAGGCTGGAGACATGCTAGAATTCCAGGATATCAGAGATGCTTGTGCAGAGTTTCTGGAGAAGAACCTTCATCCCACCAACTGCCTTGGCATGCTGCTGCTGTCAGATGCTCACCAGTGCACCAAGCTTTATGAACTCTCTTGGACGATGTGTCTTAGCAACTTCCAAACCATCAGTAAAAGTGAAGATTTTCTCCAGCTGCCAAAAGACATGGTTGTGCAGCTCCTTTCCAGTGAAGAACTAGAAACTGAAGATGAAAGATTAGTATATGAGTCAGCTATTAACTGGGTTAACTATGATCTGAATAAGCGCCACTGTTATCTCCCTGAACTATTGCAAACTGTGAGACTGGCTCTCTTGCCAGCCATCTACCTTATGGAGAATGTAGCCATGGAAGAACTTATCACTAAGCAAAGGAAAAGCAAAGATATAGTAGAAGAAGCAATAAGATGCAAGCTAAAGATCTTACAGAATGATGGTGTGGTCACCAGTTTGTGTGCCAGACCTCGTAAAACTGGCCATGCACTGTTTCTTCTGGGGGGCCAAACCTTTATGTGTGACAAGCTGTATCTGGTGGACCAAAAGGCAAAAGAGATCATTCCAAAGGCTGACATCCCAAGTCCACGGAAAGAGTTCAGTGCTTGTGCTATTGGCTGCAAAGTGTATATCACTGGAGGTCGGGGATCAGAAAATGGAGTCTCCAAAGATGTTTGGGTGTATGACACTCTTCATGAGGAGTGGTCAAAGGCTGCCCCCATGCTGGTAGCTAGGTTTGGGCATGGTTCTGCTGAACTCAAACACTGTTTGTATGTAGTAGGAGGACACACAGCAGCAACTGGTTGCCTTCCAGCTTCCCCTTCAGTATCCTTAAAGCAAGTAGAACAGTATGACCCTGTGACCAACAAATGGACAATGGTTGCACCACTTCGAGAAGGAGTAAGCAATGCAGCTGTAGTTAGTGCAAAGCTTAAGCTATTTGCTTTTGGTGGCACCAGTGTTAGCCATGACAAGCTGCCCAAAGTTCAATGTTATGATCAATGTGAAAATAGATGGACAGTACcagccacctgcccccagccctggcgcTACACAGCTGCAGCTGTTTTGGGTAACCAGATTTTTATTATGGGTGGAGATACTGAATTCTCTGCATGCTCAGCTTATAAATTCAACAGTGAAACATACCAGTGGACTAAGGTGGGAGATGTGACAGCTAAGCGAATGAGCTGCCATGCAGTAGCATCTGGAAACAAACTATATGTAGTGGGAGGCTATTTTGGGATTCAAAGATGCAAAACATTGGACTGCTATGATCCCACATTAGATGTATGGAACAGCATAACCACAGTGCCCTATTCACTAATTCCCACAGCATTTGTCAGCACATGGAAACACCTCCCCtcataa